Below is a genomic region from Sandaracinaceae bacterium.
TTCAGCCAGAGCGGCCGCCGCGTGCCGTCGGGGCTGTGGTCCACGGCCGAGCGTGAGAGCGCGTGCCACTCGCGGTAGACGCGCATCGACGCCTCCGTGTCGACCCACACGTCGCCGTGTCGCTCGCCGGGCGCGGCCTTGCGGACCGACAATGCCTTTTGATGCCAGCAGTGTGCGCCGCTCAGGGGATCCGGGTGCACGGCGTGGGTGAGGTTCTGGTGCACGCCCACGTCCTGCCACCAGATGCGGCTCGTGTCGGGGTCGGTCGAGGCCCACGCCTTCGCGCCGTGCACGATGTTCAGCTCACGCTCGGCGCCGTCCTCGGCGAGCTGCGCGAGGTTGCTCATGCCGGCCCCGATTCCGTCCTGCTCTTGCAGGCGCCAGCGGCCGAGGTGGTGGCTCATCGCGATGACGCCCGGCTTGATGCCCTCGGTCACCCAGACCTTGTCGACGAACGCGCCGATCTCGGTCTGCACCCGGATCAGCTCCCCCGTCTTCACCCCGAGGCGCTCGGCGTCCGACGGATGCATCCACACCGGGTTCTTGTGGCTGATCTCGTAGAGCCACTTCGCGTTCGCGCTGCGCGTGTGGATGAGCGTGGGCAGCCGGAAGGTCGGGAGCAGCAGCATCTCGCCCTTCTCGCGGTCGATGGCGTTCGGGGACACGTGGCTCTCGAGCGGCCACGGCACCACGTGCTCCGGCTCCTTCCAGCCCCAGTCGTAGAGGGTCTCGCTGAAGAGCTCGAGCTTGCGCGACGGCGTGCCGAAGCCCGCGCGCGGCACACCGTCGACCATCACGCCGATCGCGTTGCCGTCGACGAGGACCCGGCCCAGGTCGTCCACCTCGTGCGTGTCGGCCTTCTCGATCTCCAGATCGAAGGGCTGCGTCGCGCCGGCCGAGACCTCGAACGCGCCGTACTTCCGCATGTAGGCGAGCGGGGTCAGCCCCTCCTTCGCCGCCGCCTCGGGCAGCCCCGGCACCGCGTGCTCGAAGATCCAGCCCCAGTACTCGTCCTGGGTGATCGGCTTGGTCGGGTCGGTCGGGCTCTCGAAGTACTGCCGCGCGCCGAGCTCCCCGTCGGGGTCCATCGCCCAGGTGATCGCGTTCCAGAGCTCGGCCTCCTCCCAGACCTCGCCCGGGTTGGCCTCCCAGGTGTAGTCGACCTGCTTGCCCGCGCGCTCCATCGCGACGCGGCGCACGGGCTGGCGGAAGCCGATCCAGCGGCCCGCGTGGGTCTCCTGGCTCATCAGGTCGTGCCGCTCGCCCGCGTGACCCATCGGCAAGACGTAGTCCGCGAACCAGGCGCTCTCGTTCCAGGTGGGGGTGAGCGCGACGTGGCACTTCATGAGCTCCTCGTCGCGGAGCACGTCCAGCCACATGAACCCGTCGGGGTTGATCCACATCGGGTTGTAGACGCGCGTGAAGTAGACATCCACGTCGCCGCGGCCCTCCTTGAGGAAGTGCGGGAGGCAGAAGCTCATCTCGTACATCGCGAACGGCCACTCGTGCGGCAGGTGCAGCTCGTTCCACGCGTCGAAGGGCTTGGGGTTGCGGTAGGTGGAGGGGACGAACTTGTTCCAGCTGTTGAGCGCGGTGCCGCCCTCGGTGCCCACGCTCCCGGTCAGCACGTTGACGAAGAAGAGCGCGCGCGCGACCTGCCAGCCGCCGCGGTTGCCCATCGTCGCGCTGCGCCAGGTGTGCGCGGCGACGCGGTTGCCGGCCCGGGCGACGATCTCCGCCGCCTGCTGCACGCGGTCGAGCGGCACCTGCGCCTCTTCGGCCGCGCGCTCGAACGTGAAGTCGCGGTAGCGCAGCTTGAGGAAGCGATCGAAGGTCTCGAACGTGCGCGGCTCCTTCGCGAGCGCGCGCAGCTCATC
It encodes:
- a CDS encoding molybdopterin-dependent oxidoreductase, which produces MTAFPQTESFLERLLKLGRRKPKVAFDPGTQARSTERPQGPQMKQPTYADVDATPKKLLEVKQRDGRMNRYPPPDKWDDWVEWDSKAWPKKVPRRYTLVPTICFNCESACGLLAYVDKETFEIRKFEGNPAHPGSRGRNCAKGPATHNQTYDPERILYPLKRVGERGEGKWKRITWDDAVSEIAEKMRASRAKRLDGIMYHVGRPGEDHYANRAIKSWGVDGHNSHTNICSAAARAGYYLWSAGDRPSPDYADAEAILLVSAHLESGHYFNPHAQRIMESKAKGGKLIVLDPRLSNTAARADCWLPTWPGSETTLLLAICNYLIQNDRYDREFVRKWVNWEQTLASLPDWAETDELRALAKEPRTFETFDRFLKLRYRDFTFERAAEEAQVPLDRVQQAAEIVARAGNRVAAHTWRSATMGNRGGWQVARALFFVNVLTGSVGTEGGTALNSWNKFVPSTYRNPKPFDAWNELHLPHEWPFAMYEMSFCLPHFLKEGRGDVDVYFTRVYNPMWINPDGFMWLDVLRDEELMKCHVALTPTWNESAWFADYVLPMGHAGERHDLMSQETHAGRWIGFRQPVRRVAMERAGKQVDYTWEANPGEVWEEAELWNAITWAMDPDGELGARQYFESPTDPTKPITQDEYWGWIFEHAVPGLPEAAAKEGLTPLAYMRKYGAFEVSAGATQPFDLEIEKADTHEVDDLGRVLVDGNAIGVMVDGVPRAGFGTPSRKLELFSETLYDWGWKEPEHVVPWPLESHVSPNAIDREKGEMLLLPTFRLPTLIHTRSANAKWLYEISHKNPVWMHPSDAERLGVKTGELIRVQTEIGAFVDKVWVTEGIKPGVIAMSHHLGRWRLQEQDGIGAGMSNLAQLAEDGAERELNIVHGAKAWASTDPDTSRIWWQDVGVHQNLTHAVHPDPLSGAHCWHQKALSVRKAAPGERHGDVWVDTEASMRVYREWHALSRSAVDHSPDGTRRPLWLKRPLKPLANAYRLPEKPFGR